In the Hyalangium ruber genome, one interval contains:
- the thrS gene encoding threonine--tRNA ligase, translating to MSDMITVTLPDGSQKQTARGTPIGDFVREGIGAGLAKAALFARVNGQDMDLARPLNEDVKLQIFTTKSPEALELIRHDAAHVVASAVQRLFPGTQVTIGPATEEGFYYDFFREKPFTPEDLEKIEVEANKEIAQNLPFVRKEISMEEAVRLFEEKGEKFKVEIIQDIAAKGAKTLTLYSHGDWVDFCLGPHAPSTGRIGVIKILSSSGAYWRGDHRNPMLQRVYGTAFFDKKALQEHLTRIEEAKKRDHRKLGKELDLFHFHQYAPGSAFWTPKGTAIYQTLSGWMRRLTAERGYVEIKTPLLFNKGLWEISGHWGKYKENMFLVLDSESGEHDFSLKPMNCPSHHLYFGFKRHSYRDLPLRFHTQDVLHRNEAAGSLGGLTRVRQFAQDDAHIYCMESQIGDEVRRFVEFLDHVYNAVGLKYSAKFSTRPEQRLGDDATWDRAEAALEGVLKTLNVPYEVKPGEGAFYGPKIDFDVSDSIGRKWQLGTMQLDYLAAQRFDLSYIGEDNAEHKPVVLHRAIFGSFERFIAILIEHFAGAFPAWLAPVQATIVTVADRQLEYARKVRDQLRAKGYRVELDERGQTLNAKIREAQIQKIPFTLVIGDNEVAAGGVAPRRYGGEDLKSMKLEDFEALLVKEATIS from the coding sequence ATGTCCGACATGATCACGGTGACACTCCCCGACGGCAGCCAGAAGCAGACGGCCCGGGGGACTCCCATCGGGGACTTCGTGCGGGAGGGCATCGGCGCCGGCCTGGCCAAGGCCGCTCTCTTCGCCCGGGTCAACGGCCAGGACATGGACCTGGCCCGTCCGCTGAACGAGGACGTGAAGCTCCAGATCTTCACCACCAAGAGCCCCGAGGCCCTGGAGCTCATCCGCCACGACGCCGCGCATGTGGTGGCCAGCGCCGTGCAGCGGCTCTTCCCGGGCACCCAGGTGACGATCGGCCCGGCGACGGAGGAGGGCTTCTATTACGACTTCTTCCGCGAGAAGCCCTTCACGCCCGAGGACCTCGAGAAGATCGAGGTCGAGGCCAACAAGGAGATCGCCCAGAACCTGCCCTTCGTCCGCAAGGAGATCTCCATGGAGGAGGCGGTTCGCCTCTTCGAGGAGAAGGGCGAGAAGTTCAAGGTGGAGATCATCCAGGACATCGCCGCCAAGGGCGCCAAGACGCTGACGCTCTACAGCCACGGGGACTGGGTGGACTTCTGCCTCGGGCCCCACGCCCCGTCCACCGGCCGCATCGGGGTCATCAAGATCCTGTCCTCCAGCGGCGCGTACTGGCGCGGTGACCACCGCAACCCGATGCTCCAGCGCGTCTACGGCACGGCCTTCTTCGACAAGAAGGCCCTGCAGGAGCACCTGACGCGCATCGAGGAGGCGAAGAAGCGCGACCACCGCAAGCTGGGCAAGGAGCTGGACCTGTTCCACTTCCACCAGTACGCGCCGGGCTCGGCCTTCTGGACGCCCAAGGGCACCGCGATCTACCAGACGCTCTCGGGCTGGATGCGGCGGCTGACGGCCGAGCGCGGCTACGTGGAGATCAAGACGCCGCTGCTGTTCAACAAGGGCCTGTGGGAGATCAGCGGCCACTGGGGCAAGTACAAGGAGAACATGTTCCTGGTGCTCGACAGCGAGTCCGGCGAGCACGACTTCTCCCTCAAGCCGATGAACTGCCCCTCGCACCACCTGTACTTCGGCTTCAAGCGCCACAGCTACCGCGACCTGCCGCTGCGCTTCCACACCCAGGACGTGCTGCACCGCAACGAGGCGGCCGGTTCGCTGGGCGGCCTCACCCGCGTGCGCCAGTTCGCCCAGGACGACGCCCACATCTACTGCATGGAGAGCCAGATCGGCGACGAGGTCCGCCGCTTCGTCGAGTTCCTGGACCACGTCTACAACGCCGTGGGGCTGAAGTACTCGGCCAAGTTCTCCACCCGCCCTGAGCAGCGGCTCGGTGACGACGCCACATGGGACCGCGCGGAGGCCGCGCTGGAAGGTGTGCTCAAGACACTCAACGTGCCCTACGAGGTGAAGCCGGGCGAGGGCGCCTTCTACGGCCCGAAGATCGACTTCGACGTGTCCGACAGCATCGGCCGCAAGTGGCAGCTGGGCACCATGCAGCTGGACTACCTGGCCGCGCAGCGCTTCGACTTGTCCTACATCGGAGAAGACAACGCCGAGCACAAGCCGGTCGTGCTGCACCGCGCCATCTTCGGCTCCTTCGAGCGCTTCATCGCCATCCTGATCGAGCACTTCGCGGGCGCCTTCCCCGCGTGGCTGGCCCCCGTCCAGGCGACGATCGTCACCGTGGCCGACCGGCAGCTCGAGTACGCCCGCAAGGTGCGCGATCAGCTGCGCGCCAAGGGCTACCGGGTCGAGCTGGACGAGCGCGGGCAGACGCTCAACGCGAAGATCCGCGAGGCCCAGATCCAGAAGATCCCCTTCACCCTGGTGATCGGCGACAACGAGGTGGCGGCAGGGGGCGTGGCCCCCCGGCGCTACGGCGGCGAGGACCTCAAGAGCATGAAGCTGGAGGATTTCGAGGCCCTCCTGGTCAAGGAGGCCACCATCTCGTGA
- a CDS encoding uracil-DNA glycosylase: protein MTKLEKLQAEIIQCRACPRLVEWREEVARVKRRAYRDWTYWGRPVGGFGDPQARLVVIGLAPAAHGANRTGRVFTGDRSGDFLYAGLHRAGFANQPTSQHRDDGLTLKGAYITASARCAPPENKPLPEELARCAPFLDRELALLPARVFLALGAIGWNATLVALSRAGVSLPSPKPAFGHGAEVPLPGGRTLVGCYHVSQQNTQTGRLTPTMFDAVMGRVRQLLEAAPP from the coding sequence GTGACGAAGCTCGAGAAATTGCAGGCGGAGATCATCCAGTGTCGGGCCTGTCCTCGCCTGGTTGAATGGCGAGAAGAGGTGGCGCGGGTGAAGCGCCGCGCCTACCGGGACTGGACGTACTGGGGCCGGCCGGTAGGGGGCTTTGGCGATCCCCAGGCGCGGCTGGTCGTCATCGGCCTGGCACCGGCGGCCCACGGGGCGAACCGGACCGGCCGGGTCTTCACCGGGGACCGCTCCGGAGACTTCCTCTACGCGGGGTTGCACCGCGCGGGCTTCGCCAACCAGCCGACCAGTCAGCATCGGGACGACGGCCTCACGCTCAAAGGCGCCTACATCACTGCGTCCGCCCGCTGCGCGCCACCGGAGAACAAGCCACTGCCCGAGGAGCTGGCCCGCTGTGCGCCCTTCCTCGATCGGGAGCTGGCGCTGTTGCCCGCCCGGGTGTTTCTGGCGCTCGGGGCCATCGGCTGGAACGCCACCCTGGTGGCCCTGTCCCGGGCCGGGGTGAGCCTGCCTTCCCCCAAGCCGGCGTTCGGACACGGGGCAGAGGTCCCCCTGCCAGGCGGCCGGACGCTCGTGGGCTGCTACCACGTCAGCCAGCAGAACACGCAGACGGGCCGGCTTACCCCGACCATGTTCGATGCGGTGATGGGCCGAGTTCGCCAGTTGCTGGAGGCAGCGCCCCCCTGA
- a CDS encoding AI-2E family transporter, with translation MHVVPPEETLPLPEEEARRIDLLWSLVMVGMLGLVFVLISVFGGVAVPVLLALTGAYVFNPLVTALERRKLSRTWGTTLVFAGSTLALVGAVLYLIPVFREEAAKLPEFFRRASTQVIPRVEALLGVSVPEFVNQRTAELGAQASDLLQSAGPTAASLAARFASNTARFVTTLLGLAVVPVLGFFFLQDYPRLIGLVREVIPRRALGLVSRRFSEVDDVLSAFVRGQLTVGSILSVIYGTGLAIAGVDMAIVIGVIAGFGNMVPYLGTAIGLVLTMVGLMLSWQGPWQLAVVAGTFAVAQLSEGLVITPRVVGEKVGLAPVAVIIAVLAFGELFGFVGILLAVPFSAILKVVLRVVVQRYQKMPLYTGEAPKG, from the coding sequence CTGCACGTTGTCCCCCCAGAGGAGACACTGCCGCTTCCCGAGGAGGAGGCGCGGCGGATCGATCTGCTCTGGTCCCTGGTGATGGTGGGCATGCTGGGGCTGGTGTTCGTGTTGATCTCGGTGTTTGGCGGGGTGGCGGTTCCCGTGCTGCTGGCGCTCACGGGGGCGTACGTCTTCAACCCGCTGGTGACCGCGCTCGAGCGCCGCAAGCTGAGCCGCACGTGGGGCACGACGCTCGTCTTCGCGGGCTCCACGCTGGCGCTGGTGGGCGCGGTGCTCTACCTCATCCCGGTGTTCCGGGAGGAGGCGGCCAAGCTGCCGGAGTTCTTCCGTCGGGCCAGCACCCAGGTCATCCCCCGTGTGGAGGCGCTGCTGGGCGTGTCCGTGCCGGAGTTCGTGAACCAGCGGACCGCGGAGCTGGGCGCCCAGGCCTCGGATCTGCTCCAGAGCGCGGGGCCCACGGCGGCGAGCCTGGCCGCGCGCTTCGCGAGCAACACCGCCCGGTTCGTGACGACGTTGCTGGGGCTGGCGGTGGTGCCGGTGCTGGGGTTCTTCTTCCTGCAGGACTACCCTCGGCTCATCGGGCTGGTGCGGGAGGTCATCCCCCGGCGCGCGTTGGGGCTGGTGAGCCGCCGCTTCAGCGAGGTGGACGATGTGCTCTCGGCCTTCGTGCGAGGGCAGCTCACCGTGGGCTCCATCCTGTCGGTCATCTACGGCACGGGGCTGGCCATCGCGGGGGTGGACATGGCCATCGTCATCGGCGTCATCGCGGGCTTCGGGAACATGGTGCCCTACCTGGGGACGGCGATCGGGCTGGTGCTCACCATGGTCGGGCTGATGCTGTCGTGGCAGGGTCCCTGGCAGCTGGCGGTGGTGGCGGGGACCTTCGCGGTGGCCCAGCTGTCCGAGGGGCTCGTCATCACCCCTCGGGTGGTGGGTGAGAAGGTCGGGCTGGCGCCGGTGGCGGTCATCATCGCGGTGCTCGCGTTCGGCGAGCTGTTCGGCTTCGTGGGGATCCTCCTCGCGGTGCCCTTCAGCGCCATCCTCAAGGTGGTCTTGCGCGTGGTGGTGCAGCGCTACCAGAAGATGCCGCTGTACACAGGTGAGGCACCCAAGGGGTGA
- a CDS encoding FecR family protein, which yields MKGLLRSTVGGRAAVLAALVLPGLALASVGKVLVMEGTATRTDASGQQHVLLAGAEIEVKDSLQLGPKSNLKIQLNDNSVLMLAENSQLYIDEATFEGVNRKSFSARLGLGSLWAHVKKVISGSEAKFEVKTERAVAGVRGTIFRVDYVSKVQGMTPGPKPDVVVRVVEGRVVVEAQVLKTVKNQTQPAPGAKGDKKQARTERPPPREVTQEQWEAGFANLQKEQQVRVGSTNLGEVEPLDWKAMEDDFGRFVNRNK from the coding sequence GTGAAGGGCTTGCTCAGGTCGACCGTTGGTGGACGAGCGGCGGTGCTGGCCGCGCTGGTGCTGCCCGGACTCGCGCTGGCGAGCGTCGGGAAGGTCCTCGTCATGGAGGGGACGGCGACGCGCACGGACGCCAGCGGACAGCAGCATGTGCTCCTGGCCGGCGCGGAGATCGAGGTGAAGGACTCGCTCCAACTGGGGCCGAAGTCCAACCTCAAGATCCAGTTGAATGACAACAGCGTGCTCATGCTCGCGGAGAACAGCCAGCTCTACATCGACGAGGCCACCTTCGAAGGAGTGAATCGCAAGAGCTTCTCGGCGAGGTTGGGGCTCGGCAGCCTCTGGGCGCACGTGAAGAAGGTGATCTCCGGTTCGGAGGCGAAGTTCGAGGTGAAGACCGAGCGCGCGGTGGCCGGCGTGCGCGGCACCATCTTCCGGGTGGACTACGTCAGCAAGGTGCAGGGCATGACGCCCGGGCCGAAGCCGGACGTGGTGGTGCGGGTGGTGGAGGGGCGCGTGGTGGTGGAGGCCCAGGTCCTCAAGACGGTGAAGAACCAGACCCAGCCAGCCCCCGGTGCCAAGGGTGACAAGAAGCAGGCGCGGACGGAGAGGCCTCCGCCCCGAGAGGTCACCCAGGAGCAGTGGGAGGCGGGGTTCGCCAACCTTCAGAAGGAGCAGCAGGTCAGGGTCGGCAGTACGAATCTGGGAGAGGTCGAGCCATTGGACTGGAAGGCCATGGAAGACGACTTCGGCCGCTTCGTGAATCGCAACAAGTAG
- a CDS encoding PEGA domain-containing protein, which produces MRGGLWPVGLVVALSCAGRQEEPATLGQARELLRNAGTPSGDVVLRCEPPDAEVYLDGVIQGICTDFRGSPRGLRVGKGLHQIEVRKQGYWPYTTYFEPHGARAALDVRLQTMGTGTPEGGAP; this is translated from the coding sequence ATGCGCGGTGGGCTCTGGCCGGTGGGGTTGGTAGTGGCGCTGAGTTGTGCCGGGCGCCAGGAGGAGCCAGCGACGCTGGGCCAGGCCCGGGAGCTTTTGCGCAACGCCGGGACGCCGAGCGGAGATGTGGTGTTGCGGTGCGAGCCTCCGGACGCGGAGGTGTACCTGGACGGTGTCATCCAGGGGATCTGCACCGACTTCCGGGGCTCGCCCCGGGGGCTGAGGGTGGGCAAGGGGCTGCACCAGATCGAGGTGAGGAAGCAGGGCTACTGGCCGTACACCACCTATTTCGAGCCCCATGGCGCCCGGGCCGCCTTGGACGTGCGGCTCCAGACGATGGGGACCGGGACTCCCGAAGGAGGTGCTCCGTGA
- a CDS encoding flagellar assembly protein T N-terminal domain-containing protein produces MKALKLTVVSWLLVATALAAGKQPDFVTQEVTGEAAIVAGDTDKAVRDARNAALREAVEKVVGVRISAQTLTSNNQLIQDKILSRSDGYVRKYDIVDRKEEGGVMKVTLRAQVGTTQLDKDLQAVQALIQQLGNKKLVILVYEQTVTPDQASITSQTMSTVLTEAFMKDGWTIIDPAFAMGKVRLQPGATALSNAEAKEIGDLTKADYILYGNVTYQQIAPNKKAWGEVDDQGNQLLFFVSGGYDLSIFETASGSQLAKVSGGFDNKQNNVGEQGKLTVSYERTAYEVARVRGEKVVAEVRTPVVAYLNNAFFNGSRVSMSVVGLTDYAAVQGFKKVLAKELSSGLRELGQGTFSGGKGQFDLTFLGTMDDLAEAVSGKTYKGKKVSVTGVGNSTIELTLAR; encoded by the coding sequence ATGAAGGCGTTGAAGCTCACGGTGGTGTCCTGGCTCCTGGTCGCGACTGCGCTGGCGGCAGGCAAGCAGCCCGACTTCGTGACCCAGGAGGTGACGGGCGAGGCCGCGATCGTCGCGGGTGACACGGACAAGGCGGTGCGGGATGCCCGCAACGCCGCCTTGCGCGAGGCGGTGGAGAAGGTGGTCGGCGTGCGGATCTCCGCGCAGACGCTGACGTCCAACAACCAGCTCATCCAGGACAAGATCCTCTCCCGGAGCGATGGCTACGTGCGCAAGTACGACATCGTGGACCGCAAGGAGGAGGGCGGGGTGATGAAGGTCACCCTGCGCGCACAGGTGGGGACCACGCAGCTCGACAAGGATCTGCAGGCCGTGCAGGCCCTCATCCAGCAGCTCGGCAACAAGAAGCTGGTCATCCTGGTGTACGAGCAGACGGTGACGCCCGATCAGGCCTCGATCACCAGCCAGACGATGAGCACGGTGCTCACCGAGGCCTTCATGAAGGACGGCTGGACGATCATCGACCCGGCCTTCGCCATGGGGAAGGTGCGGCTGCAGCCCGGCGCCACCGCGCTGAGCAACGCCGAGGCCAAGGAGATCGGGGACCTGACGAAGGCGGACTACATCCTCTACGGCAACGTGACGTATCAGCAGATCGCGCCGAACAAGAAGGCGTGGGGCGAAGTGGACGATCAGGGCAACCAGCTCCTGTTCTTCGTCTCCGGAGGGTACGATCTCTCGATCTTCGAGACGGCCAGCGGGAGCCAGCTCGCCAAGGTCTCCGGCGGCTTCGACAACAAGCAGAACAACGTGGGCGAGCAGGGCAAGCTCACGGTCTCCTATGAGCGCACGGCCTACGAGGTGGCGCGGGTTCGGGGCGAGAAGGTCGTCGCCGAGGTGCGTACGCCGGTCGTCGCGTACCTGAACAACGCGTTCTTCAACGGCAGCCGCGTCAGCATGAGCGTGGTGGGCCTGACGGACTACGCGGCGGTCCAGGGCTTCAAGAAGGTGCTGGCCAAGGAGCTGTCCTCGGGGCTGCGCGAGTTGGGGCAGGGGACCTTCAGTGGAGGCAAGGGTCAGTTTGACCTGACCTTCCTGGGCACCATGGACGATCTGGCCGAGGCGGTGAGCGGCAAGACGTACAAGGGCAAGAAGGTCAGCGTGACGGGAGTGGGCAACAGCACCATCGAGCTGACGCTGGCGCGCTGA
- a CDS encoding LPP20 family lipoprotein, translating to MKRSLWMLALVVPLSAVAQGKDVKPAAPAAAAAAKPETGINWEGQILRATGAGSPDMKAANPAQARLGAERAAKMDAFRNLLEQVKGVQISAGRTVGDAMGSEELRGRVEGVIRGFKVVNKRYYSDSGVELDVEVPLSALTATLLPAADAAISVNEQGTKKYTGLVVDARGLGASPVLAPRLLDGAGKAVYGAEALSTDARKASAVAAYFKSLEDARKSTLVGEKPLVVKASQLQGSDLVLAEEALKQLTESNASFLAEGRVAIVTQ from the coding sequence TTGAAGCGTTCGTTGTGGATGCTGGCCCTGGTCGTACCGTTGTCCGCGGTGGCCCAGGGTAAGGATGTGAAGCCTGCGGCCCCCGCGGCTGCGGCTGCGGCGAAGCCCGAGACCGGAATCAACTGGGAGGGGCAGATCCTGCGGGCCACCGGCGCGGGCTCGCCGGACATGAAGGCCGCCAACCCGGCCCAGGCGCGACTGGGGGCCGAGCGCGCGGCGAAGATGGACGCGTTCCGCAATCTGCTGGAGCAGGTCAAGGGCGTGCAGATCAGCGCCGGCCGCACGGTGGGCGACGCGATGGGCAGCGAGGAGCTCCGGGGCCGCGTCGAGGGAGTCATCCGCGGCTTCAAGGTCGTCAACAAGCGCTACTACTCGGACAGCGGAGTGGAGTTGGACGTGGAGGTGCCGCTGTCGGCGCTCACGGCCACGCTGCTGCCAGCCGCGGATGCGGCGATCTCGGTGAACGAGCAGGGCACGAAGAAGTACACCGGGCTGGTGGTGGATGCGCGCGGCCTGGGCGCGAGTCCGGTGCTGGCGCCGCGACTGCTGGACGGCGCGGGTAAGGCCGTCTACGGCGCGGAGGCGCTCTCGACCGACGCGCGCAAGGCCTCGGCGGTGGCGGCGTACTTCAAGAGCCTCGAGGACGCGCGCAAGAGCACCTTGGTGGGCGAGAAGCCGCTGGTGGTGAAGGCCTCGCAGCTCCAGGGCTCGGACCTGGTGCTGGCCGAGGAAGCGCTGAAGCAGCTCACCGAATCGAACGCATCGTTCCTGGCCGAGGGCCGGGTCGCGATCGTCACGCAGTAG
- a CDS encoding PilZ domain-containing protein: MSDKRKTKRAPIDIYLNKYMGGVPYMTRASDISPEGLSLAQLIEPKHHARRVGLQFQLPGSEEVIYAEGEVVREWAELDTARRERSGVRFTLLTERHRRMIDTYVTQNGQEN; encoded by the coding sequence ATGAGCGACAAGCGGAAGACGAAGCGGGCACCGATCGACATCTACCTGAACAAGTACATGGGTGGCGTGCCGTACATGACCCGTGCTTCCGACATCAGCCCTGAGGGGCTGAGCCTGGCGCAGCTCATCGAGCCGAAGCACCACGCCCGGCGCGTGGGGCTCCAGTTCCAGCTCCCGGGCTCCGAGGAGGTCATCTACGCGGAGGGCGAGGTCGTCCGCGAGTGGGCGGAGCTGGACACGGCGCGTCGCGAGCGCTCCGGTGTGCGCTTCACGCTGCTCACCGAGCGGCACCGCCGGATGATCGACACCTACGTCACCCAGAACGGTCAAGAGAACTGA
- a CDS encoding FKBP-type peptidyl-prolyl cis-trans isomerase: MRMTLLATVVVGLLASQAQAQGKAKAQPAPAAAPTAQLQTEEEKTLYALGHGFGKGLAVFGLSPAELEIIKRGLTDSVTGAPSAVDVDLYSGKLQGLAKSRQAKANDAFLAKAAEEKGAVKLPSGVIYKEVQAGTGANPKAKDTVAVHYRGTLMTGEEFDSSYRRNQVAEFPLNGVIPCWTEGVQKMKVGGKARLVCPAKAAYGDRPPMGSKIPPNAVLEFEIELVGIPGDTSRQ; this comes from the coding sequence ATGCGAATGACATTGCTGGCGACGGTGGTAGTCGGCCTCCTGGCGTCCCAGGCGCAGGCCCAGGGGAAGGCGAAGGCGCAGCCAGCGCCGGCCGCGGCGCCGACCGCGCAGCTCCAGACGGAGGAAGAGAAGACCCTCTACGCGCTCGGGCATGGCTTCGGGAAGGGGCTCGCGGTCTTCGGCCTGAGCCCCGCCGAGCTCGAGATCATCAAGCGCGGCCTCACGGACTCCGTCACCGGCGCGCCCTCCGCCGTCGATGTGGATCTGTACTCCGGAAAGCTGCAGGGGCTCGCCAAGTCACGCCAGGCCAAGGCCAACGACGCGTTCCTGGCGAAGGCGGCCGAGGAGAAGGGCGCCGTCAAGCTCCCCTCCGGCGTCATCTACAAGGAGGTGCAGGCTGGCACCGGCGCCAACCCCAAGGCCAAGGACACCGTGGCCGTCCACTATCGGGGCACGCTGATGACCGGCGAGGAGTTCGACAGCTCCTACCGGCGCAACCAGGTCGCCGAGTTCCCCCTCAACGGCGTCATCCCCTGCTGGACCGAGGGCGTGCAGAAGATGAAGGTCGGCGGCAAGGCCCGGCTCGTCTGCCCCGCCAAGGCGGCCTACGGCGATCGCCCGCCCATGGGCTCGAAGATTCCCCCGAACGCCGTGCTGGAGTTCGAGATCGAGCTGGTGGGCATCCCCGGCGATACCTCCCGGCAGTAG
- a CDS encoding cold-shock protein, protein MATGTVKWFNDAKGFGFITQDGGGEDVFCHHTAINMDGFRTLQEGQKVQFEVTRGPKGLQAQNVRAA, encoded by the coding sequence ATGGCTACTGGTACCGTGAAGTGGTTCAACGATGCGAAGGGCTTCGGTTTCATCACGCAGGATGGCGGTGGCGAGGACGTGTTCTGCCACCACACCGCGATCAACATGGACGGCTTCCGCACCCTTCAGGAGGGTCAGAAGGTCCAGTTCGAGGTGACCCGCGGTCCCAAGGGCCTGCAGGCCCAGAACGTGCGCGCGGCGTAA